One segment of Candidatus Fermentibacter sp. DNA contains the following:
- a CDS encoding IS3 family transposase, which yields MKPVERREAVEKGNLEISVVRQCELLGVSRSTLYRKRAERGREQSELMAAIDEIYTAHPFKGARRISDDLADRGLKAGRKRAGRLMRLMGIAAISPQPSTSRPSEDHEKYPYLLRGLSITRPDQVWSSDITYVKMPRGWCYLTVIMDWYSRKVLSWRLSNTLDQRFCVEALEEALERYGRPGILNTDQGCQYTGREFTGVLKAAGIRISMDGKGRALDNAMVERLWRTVKYEEIYLKSYNDMVEARIELGRYLGWYNSERKHSSLGNRTPDAAYSTRETGNDEAA from the coding sequence TTGAAGCCCGTCGAGCGAAGAGAAGCCGTTGAGAAGGGTAATCTGGAGATCAGCGTGGTACGGCAGTGTGAGTTGCTGGGCGTGAGCAGGTCGACGCTGTACCGGAAGCGGGCAGAGCGTGGTCGTGAGCAGAGCGAGTTGATGGCGGCGATCGACGAGATCTACACGGCGCATCCCTTCAAGGGGGCTCGCAGGATCAGCGATGATCTTGCGGATCGAGGGCTGAAGGCCGGCAGGAAGAGGGCGGGTCGATTGATGCGGCTGATGGGCATTGCAGCGATAAGCCCGCAGCCGTCGACGAGTCGACCGTCGGAGGATCACGAGAAGTACCCCTATCTGCTCCGAGGGCTGTCGATCACGCGGCCGGACCAGGTCTGGTCGTCGGACATCACCTATGTGAAGATGCCGCGAGGCTGGTGCTACCTGACGGTGATCATGGACTGGTACAGCCGGAAGGTGCTCTCCTGGCGGCTGTCGAACACGCTTGATCAGAGGTTCTGCGTGGAAGCGCTGGAAGAAGCGCTCGAGAGGTATGGTCGTCCCGGGATCCTCAACACGGATCAGGGCTGCCAGTACACCGGTCGGGAGTTCACAGGAGTGCTGAAGGCCGCCGGGATCAGGATCAGCATGGACGGGAAGGGTCGAGCCCTGGACAACGCGATGGTCGAGCGGCTGTGGCGCACCGTGAAGTACGAGGAGATCTACCTGAAGAGCTACAACGACATGGTGGAGGCAAGGATCGAGCTGGGAAGGTATCTGGGATGGTACAACTCGGAGAGGAAGCACTCTTCTCTGGGGAACAGGACTCCGGATGCCGCATACTCAACCCGGGAAACCGGAAACGATGAAGCAGCCTGA
- a CDS encoding exo-alpha-sialidase, with the protein MSSLTMTLLALVLVSDPTIWFGAPVRLDTFTDPTIGNTDIASDGGSWICVVWDGRDGTEPEMAWASVSADAGASWGIPWEITDSENASPYKVRVCADTSGVFHAVWEDYRGPEPYAVYYSRSVDGGATWLQPNVRISIEGARCYMPVISCDNEGDLLVCVYGNMDDNRRVYSTHSTDGGLTWEIGTPVGDSTGLQYSAEVAYLGGSSFIAAWSDGRPTGGDSNIYCSISADGGASWLQPNIPIPTGGYPVQHCSIRMDYNLTDLCLSWISQFATRTIHAYVQYQRSTDGGLTWLPEPVRVDAGDEDWRRYGGVWSPPGGPIFASWCEHTGLEWPSWATCSMSLDGGMTWSDSPAVANPGTGEANTCALSGNDQDGSVYMCWNNQITGGVFFARADVQESIPEDPDFPSSLITANPCPASGLVQIDLPEGIPGQVMVIDTAGRLVATLEASGSGTDLIWDSSGSPSGVYSVRFQSGTWSSTARVVVFH; encoded by the coding sequence GTGTCTAGTCTGACGATGACACTCCTTGCGCTCGTGCTGGTCTCCGACCCGACGATCTGGTTCGGGGCACCAGTCAGGCTGGACACATTCACAGATCCCACGATCGGTAACACCGACATCGCCTCGGATGGAGGGAGCTGGATCTGCGTGGTCTGGGACGGGCGTGACGGCACTGAGCCCGAGATGGCATGGGCGAGCGTTTCTGCTGATGCAGGTGCCTCCTGGGGAATCCCTTGGGAGATCACCGATTCTGAAAACGCCAGCCCGTACAAAGTCAGGGTATGCGCAGACACCTCCGGGGTGTTCCATGCGGTATGGGAGGACTACAGGGGTCCCGAACCGTATGCAGTCTACTACTCCAGGTCAGTGGATGGGGGAGCAACATGGCTTCAGCCTAACGTGAGGATCAGCATCGAGGGAGCGCGATGTTACATGCCGGTGATCTCTTGCGATAATGAGGGAGATCTCCTGGTTTGCGTTTATGGGAATATGGATGACAATCGCCGAGTGTATTCCACTCACTCCACTGATGGCGGATTGACTTGGGAGATCGGCACACCAGTGGGAGATAGTACGGGCCTTCAGTACTCTGCCGAGGTTGCCTATCTGGGAGGCTCATCATTCATTGCCGCGTGGTCGGATGGCAGACCCACAGGAGGCGACAGCAACATCTATTGTTCGATCAGTGCCGATGGGGGAGCATCATGGTTGCAGCCCAACATCCCCATCCCGACAGGGGGATACCCGGTTCAGCATTGTAGCATCAGAATGGACTACAACTTGACCGATCTATGCTTGAGTTGGATATCCCAATTCGCGACAAGAACGATCCACGCCTATGTCCAATATCAGAGATCTACGGATGGCGGCCTTACATGGCTGCCGGAGCCGGTTCGCGTCGACGCCGGAGATGAAGACTGGCGAAGGTATGGAGGGGTATGGAGCCCGCCGGGCGGGCCGATCTTCGCATCCTGGTGCGAGCATACGGGGCTTGAGTGGCCGTCATGGGCTACCTGTTCGATGAGTCTGGACGGGGGGATGACCTGGAGCGACTCCCCGGCCGTGGCGAACCCCGGGACCGGCGAGGCCAACACATGCGCTTTGTCAGGCAACGATCAGGATGGCTCGGTCTACATGTGCTGGAACAACCAGATCACTGGAGGCGTCTTCTTCGCACGAGCAGACGTTCAGGAATCGATTCCCGAAGACCCGGACTTTCCATCCAGCTTGATCACCGCCAATCCTTGTCCTGCTTCGGGGTTGGTGCAGATCGACCTACCTGAGGGTATCCCGGGGCAGGTAATGGTCATCGACACGGCAGGCCGTCTTGTGGCTACTCTCGAGGCTTCGGGCTCGGGGACGGATCTCATCTGGGACAGCAGCGGCAGCCCGTCTGGGGTCTACTCGGTCCGATTTCAGTCGGGAACCTGGTCGTCGACGGCTAGAGTCGTTGTATTTCACTAG
- a CDS encoding Ig-like domain-containing protein, with amino-acid sequence MDLVPDVLLGRIPVHSMIEVNALATRLVSYQKRLPRETEPSYDLLIVSANVDQFYGEQQLPETWRHFVEITEPVPSQYDLFWVAEEGCLQSPYEEISPATISAFLDGSAESGGGSWRVDFGGHGGWDMLAANYDGYPDTDAEKVFPSDLRDLVGSGGMFCTAWAFNCGTGQFWNPLADTTICETWLGIDSQSSDAPLGPSYVGNVYQGLNSLEVGGSPSHLLNRWFLDVLYNQQPAVGARGQATVFNQAKLAYIDQWLSYPPGVIPPPIEITPGDVVEPMWDLLNFNLIGDPACPLWLTEPLGMTVQHVTILNAPVQFTVTVTDAGNQPIQGARVCLLLERNSSFVIYRRGQTNSSGQYSVYLDPSSAGTMTVTVTKEGYLPYQGSVAVRV; translated from the coding sequence ATGGATCTCGTCCCGGACGTCCTCCTGGGCAGGATTCCCGTTCACTCGATGATCGAGGTCAATGCGCTCGCAACAAGGCTAGTGAGTTATCAGAAGCGCTTGCCACGTGAGACCGAGCCATCCTATGACCTGTTGATCGTCAGTGCAAACGTAGATCAGTTTTACGGCGAGCAGCAGTTACCGGAGACGTGGCGGCACTTCGTCGAGATTACTGAACCTGTACCGAGCCAGTATGACCTCTTCTGGGTGGCTGAGGAAGGCTGCCTGCAATCACCATATGAGGAGATCTCCCCAGCCACTATCTCGGCTTTTCTCGACGGTTCTGCAGAATCGGGAGGAGGTTCCTGGAGAGTTGATTTTGGCGGGCATGGCGGCTGGGACATGTTAGCTGCCAACTATGACGGCTACCCGGATACTGATGCTGAGAAGGTCTTCCCCTCGGATCTTAGAGACCTTGTCGGCTCCGGAGGGATGTTCTGCACCGCCTGGGCGTTCAACTGCGGTACAGGCCAGTTCTGGAACCCCCTCGCAGACACCACGATCTGTGAGACATGGCTTGGTATCGACAGTCAATCGTCAGATGCCCCACTGGGGCCTTCATATGTCGGGAATGTCTATCAGGGACTGAACAGTCTTGAGGTAGGAGGGAGTCCGAGCCATCTGCTGAACAGGTGGTTCCTCGATGTTCTGTATAATCAGCAACCAGCTGTAGGAGCCAGAGGACAAGCGACTGTCTTCAATCAGGCCAAGCTGGCCTACATAGATCAGTGGCTCTCCTATCCCCCCGGAGTGATCCCCCCACCCATAGAGATCACTCCCGGTGACGTAGTCGAGCCGATGTGGGACCTCCTGAACTTCAACCTGATCGGCGATCCGGCCTGCCCCCTGTGGCTGACAGAGCCGCTCGGCATGACGGTACAGCATGTGACCATACTTAATGCTCCGGTTCAGTTCACGGTTACCGTCACTGATGCCGGTAACCAGCCTATTCAGGGCGCGAGGGTGTGCCTCCTCCTGGAAAGGAACTCCTCCTTCGTGATCTACAGGCGCGGGCAAACGAATTCCTCCGGGCAGTACAGCGTCTATCTTGATCCATCCTCCGCGGGGACCATGACTGTGACTGTGACCAAGGAGGGATATCTGCCCTATCAGGGATCGGTAGCCGTCCGTGTCTAG
- a CDS encoding SBBP repeat-containing protein, which yields MRTTCFLAVVALQTLVCGTSLAQSDGVVQSWVARYNGPGNGADQATAIEVDGAGNVYVTGYSIGNGSALDMATVKYGSTGSQLWAVRYNGPGNGDDRASDIAVDAAGNVYVTGYITCPGTGEDYATIKYDASGNLQWIVGYNCTGSGSDRAAAIAVDAAGNVFVTGRSWGPGTGLDYATVAYGPSGSQLWVARYGSEYHTDEACAIATDPSGGVRVAGSSTWYSYGGIPSTVDYVTIRYGADGTAQWVARYNGSAGMADDANDMAFSPAGLVVVTGGSYCEITGGETIDYATIAYDDNGDTQWLSTYNGPVGISTDEAFAVAVSASGAVCTAGASMGEYWNFDYATVMYSPGGAQQWVSRYNGPGNSVDEARDLVLDGAGNAYVTGVSTGSGTSGDYATLMYNSSGALQWSIRYDGPEHGEDRAAAIAVDAAGNAYVTGYSPGTGTGDDFTTIKYVQTTGMGEEEGTPSLVLGVVSNPARAGMPVSLAVSAPGVSECRVEAFAVDGRLVARLHDGPAPSDGMLVWDAGRVPAGVYIIRATSGSLEATARLILLR from the coding sequence GTGCGTACTACTTGTTTCCTCGCTGTCGTCGCTCTGCAGACACTCGTCTGCGGAACGTCCCTGGCTCAGTCTGACGGTGTGGTGCAGTCCTGGGTTGCCCGATACAACGGCCCCGGAAACGGAGCCGACCAGGCCACGGCCATCGAGGTCGACGGCGCTGGCAACGTGTATGTCACGGGATACAGCATCGGGAACGGATCTGCGCTCGACATGGCCACAGTGAAGTACGGCTCTACTGGATCGCAGCTCTGGGCGGTGCGCTACAACGGCCCCGGCAACGGAGACGACAGGGCCTCCGACATCGCCGTTGACGCCGCCGGCAACGTGTATGTCACGGGATACATCACCTGTCCGGGCACCGGAGAGGACTACGCCACGATCAAGTACGACGCATCCGGCAATCTGCAGTGGATCGTCGGTTACAACTGCACGGGCTCCGGGAGCGACAGGGCGGCCGCAATAGCCGTCGACGCCGCGGGCAACGTGTTCGTGACCGGACGGAGCTGGGGCCCGGGAACCGGGCTCGACTACGCCACCGTTGCGTATGGGCCGTCCGGCTCTCAGCTCTGGGTCGCCCGGTACGGTTCCGAGTACCACACCGACGAGGCCTGCGCGATCGCGACCGATCCGTCCGGCGGCGTGCGGGTGGCCGGCTCCAGCACATGGTACAGCTACGGCGGCATCCCCTCGACCGTCGACTACGTCACGATAAGGTACGGCGCCGACGGGACCGCGCAGTGGGTGGCCCGCTACAACGGTTCGGCCGGCATGGCCGACGATGCCAACGACATGGCTTTCAGCCCGGCCGGACTGGTGGTCGTGACCGGCGGCAGCTACTGCGAGATTACCGGCGGAGAGACGATCGACTACGCCACGATCGCCTACGACGACAACGGCGATACCCAATGGCTCTCCACCTACAACGGCCCGGTAGGGATCAGCACTGACGAGGCTTTCGCCGTAGCCGTCTCCGCCTCGGGCGCAGTCTGCACGGCCGGAGCGAGCATGGGCGAATACTGGAACTTCGATTACGCTACCGTGATGTACAGCCCCGGCGGCGCCCAGCAGTGGGTGTCGCGTTACAACGGGCCCGGCAACTCGGTCGACGAGGCCCGCGACCTGGTCCTGGACGGAGCCGGGAACGCCTATGTCACCGGCGTGAGCACCGGCAGCGGCACGAGCGGGGATTACGCCACGCTCATGTACAACTCTTCCGGTGCGCTCCAGTGGTCCATCCGCTACGACGGCCCGGAGCATGGGGAGGATCGCGCGGCAGCCATAGCGGTCGACGCCGCCGGCAACGCCTACGTCACCGGATACAGCCCCGGCACGGGAACCGGAGACGACTTCACCACCATCAAGTACGTCCAGACAACCGGAATGGGCGAGGAGGAGGGAACACCCTCCCTCGTGCTCGGCGTCGTCTCCAATCCGGCCCGTGCAGGGATGCCCGTCTCCCTTGCGGTCTCGGCCCCGGGCGTGTCGGAATGCAGGGTGGAGGCTTTCGCCGTCGACGGCCGGCTGGTGGCGCGCCTGCACGACGGGCCGGCACCCTCGGACGGGATGCTCGTCTGGGATGCCGGGCGCGTGCCGGCGGGAGTCTACATCATCCGGGCGACATCCGGTTCGCTGGAGGCGACCGCCCGGCTGATCCTGCTCCGCTGA
- a CDS encoding transposase, whose amino-acid sequence MPKRVHSASFKAKVALEAIRGEKTIAELAVQYGVHPVQISRWKGEFLERAPEVFSEGSGRSREAELQRELDEAHRQLGQAKVELDWLKKKADEIEARRAKRSR is encoded by the coding sequence ATGCCGAAGCGGGTGCACAGTGCTTCGTTCAAGGCGAAAGTAGCGTTGGAGGCGATCCGGGGAGAGAAGACGATAGCGGAGCTGGCGGTGCAGTACGGAGTGCACCCGGTTCAGATCAGCCGCTGGAAGGGCGAGTTCCTGGAGCGGGCTCCGGAAGTGTTTTCGGAGGGATCTGGGCGGAGCCGGGAGGCTGAGCTGCAGCGTGAGCTTGATGAAGCTCACCGGCAGCTGGGGCAGGCGAAGGTCGAGTTGGACTGGCTCAAAAAAAAAGCTGACGAGATTGAAGCCCGTCGAGCGAAGAGAAGCCGTTGA
- a CDS encoding glycosyltransferase family 39 protein, whose protein sequence is MAASFRGRAGARDLAIILAIFVVALVPRAYSAFFMAQHPSLHWDAAHDTVLARNLAAGHGFVNEPGHPTAYRMPLYPFILSVSFRMFGERYRPVLAFQALLGALTAAISAALARKAGSSAAMIAAGAMCALNPEAIRMTGVMLTETLFSFLVVASLLLLTECRGWAGPRGTACILMSGIVIGMSVLCRVNSIVWIAALVPFLLLEKSGGIPARRLLRILWLLAGVAIVLVPWMIRNQSVIGTPGLSTAGGRLFWDFRHNDAVRGDAGTRLPEAFVAANEAAALRDLAERGGDPAQMVPIFNLEPGYHAFFYDQETVDGFEGLGEAEADALFYRLGIDYSLRHPLRTALESIADAVRVFSPAERGGGINPVLMFALPLILLGLSRMRRSCPFQWTALLTALFSIVAVSGLVLYEARYRFPYEPLMFVASAAGMDSLVSGTGGGRRKVILLLAGLALTSAAAYLTLSGPVTS, encoded by the coding sequence ATGGCAGCCAGCTTCCGGGGAAGAGCCGGTGCACGTGATCTTGCGATAATTCTGGCCATCTTCGTCGTTGCCCTTGTTCCCAGGGCATATTCGGCCTTCTTCATGGCTCAGCACCCTTCCCTGCACTGGGATGCCGCCCACGATACCGTTCTTGCGCGAAACCTGGCTGCAGGACACGGCTTCGTGAACGAACCGGGACACCCTACCGCCTACCGGATGCCTCTCTATCCGTTCATCCTTTCGGTCTCGTTCAGGATGTTCGGTGAGAGGTACCGGCCGGTACTGGCCTTCCAGGCCCTCCTGGGCGCTCTTACGGCGGCGATTTCCGCAGCTCTGGCGCGGAAAGCCGGATCTTCAGCCGCCATGATCGCAGCGGGTGCCATGTGCGCGCTCAATCCCGAAGCGATTCGGATGACCGGCGTTATGCTCACCGAGACATTGTTTTCCTTTCTCGTCGTGGCATCCCTGCTGCTTCTCACCGAATGCAGAGGATGGGCCGGACCTCGGGGAACGGCCTGCATTCTCATGTCCGGGATCGTTATCGGGATGTCCGTTCTCTGCAGGGTCAACTCGATCGTATGGATCGCGGCTCTGGTTCCCTTCCTCCTGCTGGAGAAGAGCGGCGGGATACCCGCACGGCGCCTCCTTCGGATTCTCTGGCTGCTTGCCGGTGTGGCCATCGTCCTGGTCCCGTGGATGATACGGAATCAGTCGGTGATCGGGACTCCCGGACTATCAACGGCGGGCGGTAGGCTCTTCTGGGATTTCAGACACAATGACGCCGTGAGAGGAGATGCCGGGACCAGGCTTCCGGAGGCCTTTGTCGCAGCCAATGAAGCTGCGGCGCTCCGGGACCTTGCCGAAAGAGGGGGGGATCCCGCGCAGATGGTCCCCATCTTCAACCTCGAACCCGGATACCATGCCTTCTTCTACGACCAGGAGACGGTGGACGGGTTCGAGGGACTTGGGGAGGCAGAGGCCGACGCACTCTTCTACAGATTGGGAATCGACTACTCGTTACGCCATCCCCTCAGGACAGCTCTCGAATCCATCGCTGATGCCGTCAGGGTATTCTCCCCGGCGGAGAGGGGGGGAGGGATCAACCCTGTCCTGATGTTCGCTCTTCCCCTGATCCTGCTCGGTCTCTCCCGGATGAGACGCTCCTGCCCGTTCCAGTGGACCGCCCTGCTGACGGCCCTGTTCTCGATCGTCGCGGTTTCGGGGCTTGTCCTGTACGAGGCCAGATACCGGTTCCCCTACGAACCGCTGATGTTCGTCGCCTCCGCGGCAGGAATGGACTCACTGGTCTCCGGGACGGGCGGAGGGCGGCGGAAGGTGATCCTCCTGCTCGCGGGGCTCGCCCTGACCTCCGCGGCTGCGTACCTCACCCTTTCGGGACCTGTGACGTCCTGA